AATAACTTGTACCAGTAGCATACAGcctttctgtgttctgtgaatACTGTCTATGAATGGTACTTCCTCCATGACCTTACCCCACCTCATGATCTGGAGATGGTATTTCAGGGAAAATGTAAggacacatatgtaaatatatatgatttCTTTGTATGAGGTTTTCTCTAAGGAGATGCTAtgtaatatactttaaaaataaacagactcATAATTCAGCTTCCATATTCATAATCCAGCCATACCCcagattatatttttataatgtgtttatttgtgtacaAAATATGTTGTAGTTTATTGATGCATGTGCAGCAAAATATTCTATCACATACAACAAAAATACACCTTTGACTCCCATTCTCCTGCTCGTGGAATGGCAACACTGTTTTGGCATTTCAGCAGCTAAAAATAAAGTGCTATTATTAAGCAGTATTGGAATGTCTTCACTTGACAAATGTGATGTACATTTGTGATGTACAACTGAGTACACAACCACatcttgtttgttggtttttcataGAACAGGAAGCTCCAGGTCCTGAACACCTCCAGAAGATACAAAtacttgtatatatatgtacatgtgtatacactgTATATGTAAAGTGCCAACAAGCCTCATTGTCAGTCCCTTGTCTCCTGTAGAGTCAGAGTCACACCATTGAGATCTCGAGAGTTCATCAGCAGGCACCTAGAAGCTCACCAAAGGCTGGCATGTTGGGTTTGTGGTGTTGGTGAGGGGACACAGAGAAGCCCTTCAGACCTCACTGGGGGACCTGGAGCGGAATGGCACTTTGGATTGGAAACAGCCACAGAACAGGAGCCACAAGGCACGCTGGATCTCCTGGTTGCGGAAGGCATAGATGATGGGATTGATCATGGAGTTATAGGTGGCAGGCAGCAGGGTGACATAGGTGTAGATGGCCGGGTCCTCTTGACTACCCACCACACAATAGATGGCAAAGGGCAGCCAGCTGGCCCCAAAGGTGCCTAGCACCACGGCCAGagttcccactccctttctgGTGGCCGCTAGGTGGGGCGGCGCTAGGCAGTGCTGCTGCAAGGCGATCTGGTGGGCGTGGCGCCAGACCACCTGGCAGATGCGCACGTACAGGTGCAGCATGATGCCGAAGACCACAAAGAAGGAAGTGGAGAGCAGCGCCACGTGGCTGCGTGTCAGGGGGCGCACCACGCTGCAGGATGAGCGGTCAGCCAAGCAGTTCCAGCCTAGCACGGGCAGCAACCCCAATGCGAGGGACACTGTCCAGGTGGCTGCCAGCAAGAGGTGCACGCCCAACAGGGTCCGGCGCGAATAGTAGGTGAGCGCGTTGTAAAGGGACAGGTAACGGTCCACTGTGATAGCAAGCAGGCTGCTGACTGAGGCGGCGAAGGAGGCCACCAAGAAGCCCACCATGAGCAGGCTCACAGTTTCCGAGGGCACCACGTATTGGAACACGAAGTGTAGGATGAGGCCACAGCCCGCCAGCAGGTCGGCAGTGGCCAGACTACCCACGAGCACAAACATGGGTGTGCGCAGCGCGGGAGTGGACGCAATGAGCGCCACCACAAGCGCATTTTCGCCTGCGATCACGGTCCccgacacacacagcaacacatcCCAGGGATTCACTGCCGAAAGCAGTAGTCCCGACGGCCCTGCTGGCAGCTGCGATGACAGCTCCAGTGACCCATTAGGTCCGCCGCCGCCTCCCAGCGCCGCGGATGCTGCTGGGGGTCCCCATTCGCTGGTGTCCGGTGCCCCTGCTGCTGTGGCCGCAGCTGCCGCTCCCTCAGCggccactgccaccacctgggACTCGTTGAGCGAGGCGGCGCTCGCGTTCATCGCCGCCAGATGTTGCTCCCTGCACAAAAAGGGACCGCAGATTGTCAGGTGCACTCTCCAGGCTACCAAGGAACTTTCTCACGCAGGTGCCCTGTTCAAAATGCCTCACTCAAATTGCATATCCCAGCTCGGGCGCATGGAACATAGTGGGGAACTGGGGATAACAGGCGAACCCCAAATAAGTAAGCacctgttgaatgaatgaatgaatgaatgatatacACGGGGCTTCTGAGCTTtggcacagatacacatacagattACACTGTGCACTCGCATGGACAATCTGGTAAATATATATATGGGCTTGCACAAGCTTTCAAATAAGTCAGTCCTCTTGGAAATGGTCTT
This DNA window, taken from Cricetulus griseus strain 17A/GY chromosome 2, alternate assembly CriGri-PICRH-1.0, whole genome shotgun sequence, encodes the following:
- the Gpr6 gene encoding G-protein coupled receptor 6, whose translation is MNASAASLNESQVVAVAAEGAAAAATAAGAPDTSEWGPPAASAALGGGGGPNGSLELSSQLPAGPSGLLLSAVNPWDVLLCVSGTVIAGENALVVALIASTPALRTPMFVLVGSLATADLLAGCGLILHFVFQYVVPSETVSLLMVGFLVASFAASVSSLLAITVDRYLSLYNALTYYSRRTLLGVHLLLAATWTVSLALGLLPVLGWNCLADRSSCSVVRPLTRSHVALLSTSFFVVFGIMLHLYVRICQVVWRHAHQIALQQHCLAPPHLAATRKGVGTLAVVLGTFGASWLPFAIYCVVGSQEDPAIYTYVTLLPATYNSMINPIIYAFRNQEIQRALWLLFCGCFQSKVPFRSRSPSEV